In Nitrosospira briensis C-128, a genomic segment contains:
- a CDS encoding cytochrome C assembly family protein translates to MSGILAYLVASLLYGLIGWHFWRTRWNAPAKSGGGDIIAPGWERYAILAPLVLHGYTLYESVFAGIGLSFGVGSAVSAIVWLTAMIYWVSGFFNRLEGLQTLIAPVAAVAVLLPLVFPSLRPLANTELPAFKAHISIAMLAYSLLTIAALHALLMAVVERRLHQPAMPSVLTNLPPLLTMETLLFRVIWVGFILLTLTLISGVVFSEEIFSQPVKFTHKNLFGFISWGVFAALLAGRQFYGWRGRIAIRWTLAGFIILLLAYLGSKFVLEVILQR, encoded by the coding sequence ATGTCAGGTATTCTAGCCTATCTCGTCGCCTCCCTGCTGTATGGACTGATCGGTTGGCACTTCTGGCGCACCAGGTGGAATGCGCCCGCAAAATCCGGAGGCGGCGATATCATAGCGCCGGGATGGGAGCGCTATGCCATTCTCGCACCGCTGGTGCTGCACGGCTATACGCTTTATGAATCCGTGTTTGCAGGCATCGGGTTGAGCTTCGGGGTGGGCAGCGCAGTTTCCGCCATCGTTTGGCTTACCGCCATGATCTACTGGGTATCCGGCTTTTTCAACCGCCTTGAAGGATTGCAAACCTTGATCGCGCCGGTGGCTGCGGTGGCGGTACTGCTCCCGCTGGTTTTTCCTTCCCTGCGCCCTTTGGCCAATACTGAACTACCCGCTTTCAAGGCGCACATTTCCATTGCAATGCTGGCATACAGCCTTCTTACCATTGCCGCGCTCCATGCGTTGTTGATGGCAGTGGTAGAGCGTCGCCTCCACCAACCGGCCATGCCTTCGGTGCTGACGAACCTACCCCCGCTCCTTACGATGGAAACGTTGCTGTTCCGTGTCATCTGGGTAGGATTCATACTGCTCACGCTGACCCTCATCAGCGGTGTCGTATTTTCAGAGGAGATATTCAGCCAGCCAGTCAAATTCACCCACAAGAATCTGTTTGGTTTTATTTCCTGGGGGGTGTTCGCGGCCCTGCTGGCGGGCAGGCAGTTTTATGGCTGGCGCGGGCGCATCGCGATTCGCTGGACGCTGGCGGGATTCATTATTCTGCTGCTGGCCTATCTCGGCAGCAAATTTGTACTGGAAGTGATATTGCAGCGCTAA
- the rpmB gene encoding 50S ribosomal protein L28, which yields MAQVCEVTGKKPMTGHHVSHANNKTKRRFLPNLQRRRFWVESEHRWISLRLSNVALRTIDKNGIDAVLAGMRARGDNI from the coding sequence ATGGCACAAGTATGTGAAGTCACCGGAAAGAAGCCTATGACCGGCCACCACGTTTCCCATGCGAACAATAAGACCAAACGGCGCTTTTTGCCCAATTTGCAGCGCCGCCGGTTCTGGGTTGAGAGCGAGCATCGCTGGATCAGCCTGCGCCTGTCTAATGTAGCGCTCCGTACAATAGACAAGAATGGCATTGACGCAGTGCTAGCTGGAATGCGCGCACGCGGGGACAACATTTAA
- a CDS encoding DesA family fatty acid desaturase, which yields MTLGLIDLPWWGYIAVILGLTHITIAGITIYLHRHQAHRSLELHPLPSHFFRFWLWLTTGMVTKEWTAIHRKHHAKCETAADPHSPQVLGISKVLREGSELYRKEAKNLETLERYGHGTPDDWLERNVYSKHSAKGIALMLIINLILFGPIGLTIWAIQMAWAPIMAAGIINGVGHYWGYRTFQAEDASRNIVPWGILIGGEELHNNHHAYATSARLSNKWYEFDIGWMYICILKSMGLAQVKKVAPKLRLDAAKTTCDLDTLQAVISHRYEVLAKYAQFLKHTLAKETDHLKDGTANLGVDRSTLKRWVLADSKTLQEDERVKLNLVLSKTSTLDKVYKMREELMAVWQRSTSSKDELVKQLEDWCHRAEESGIEVLENFSRRLRCYAA from the coding sequence ATGACTTTAGGTCTTATCGACTTGCCGTGGTGGGGGTATATCGCGGTCATCCTGGGTCTTACCCACATTACGATTGCCGGTATCACGATATATCTACACCGCCATCAGGCGCACCGTTCGCTTGAGTTGCATCCGCTGCCCAGCCATTTCTTTCGCTTCTGGTTGTGGCTTACCACCGGCATGGTGACCAAGGAGTGGACGGCAATACACCGCAAGCATCACGCCAAGTGCGAGACCGCAGCCGACCCCCACAGTCCGCAAGTGCTCGGTATCAGTAAAGTGCTGAGAGAAGGATCCGAGCTCTATCGGAAAGAAGCAAAGAATCTGGAAACCCTGGAAAGATATGGCCATGGTACGCCGGACGACTGGCTGGAGCGTAATGTCTACTCCAAGCATAGCGCCAAGGGTATTGCACTGATGCTGATCATCAATCTTATTCTATTCGGTCCCATCGGGCTGACGATCTGGGCGATACAGATGGCATGGGCTCCCATTATGGCTGCTGGCATCATCAATGGTGTGGGGCACTACTGGGGTTATCGCACCTTCCAGGCGGAAGATGCCAGCCGTAATATCGTACCTTGGGGGATTCTCATTGGCGGAGAGGAGTTGCATAATAATCATCACGCCTATGCCACTTCTGCGCGTTTATCCAACAAGTGGTATGAGTTCGACATCGGCTGGATGTATATATGCATTTTGAAATCGATGGGGCTGGCTCAGGTGAAGAAGGTTGCACCCAAATTACGCCTGGATGCCGCCAAGACAACTTGCGATCTTGATACGCTGCAAGCTGTTATTTCTCATCGTTACGAAGTGCTGGCAAAATATGCTCAGTTCCTCAAGCATACATTGGCAAAAGAAACTGATCACCTGAAGGACGGGACTGCAAACCTCGGCGTAGATCGCTCTACCCTTAAACGCTGGGTTCTTGCTGACTCCAAGACTCTACAGGAAGACGAACGGGTCAAGCTGAACCTGGTGCTGAGCAAGACCAGCACGCTGGACAAGGTTTATAAAATGCGTGAGGAGCTTATGGCAGTGTGGCAGCGCTCGACCTCCTCCAAGGATGAGTTGGTCAAGCAGCTTGAAGATTGGTGCCATCGCGCCGAAGAAAGCGGTATTGAAGTGCTGGAAAATTTCTCCCGCAGGCTACGTTGCTACGCTGCTTAA
- a CDS encoding HlyC/CorC family transporter — MPLYVLLIALAVLLILSAFFSLSETSMMAINRYRLKHLAKQGHRGARLTTQLLLNTDRLLGVILLGNNLLNAAAATVVAVIVSASFGHSDLALLLGTVGVTFAILVFSEITPKVIAAAHPERIALASSYVLTPLLKLFYPVVWFVNLFVQTLLTILRIKPRADNATQKLSLEELKTLVLEAGHFIRKKHQSVLLNLFDLETVTVDDVMVPRGQIEAIDLDADDEIIHDQLLTCYHTRLPVYRGTLDNVAGIIHVRKVLNQMRSDEISAATLEKIMREPYFIPSGTPLFSQLQLFQENRERVGLIVDEYGEWMGLVTLEDIIEEIIGEFTTHSPSQVGAFLKQEDGSVIVEGSSLLRDLNRKLGLTLPLGGPKTLNGLILEHFQDIPEAGTSLKIAGYPMEIIQTQDRVVKVVRIFLTVAPIERESPDLYTG; from the coding sequence ATGCCGTTGTATGTGCTACTGATAGCACTGGCTGTTCTATTGATTTTATCTGCATTTTTTTCCCTTTCCGAAACCAGCATGATGGCGATCAACCGTTACCGGTTGAAGCATCTCGCGAAACAGGGACATCGGGGCGCGCGCCTGACCACCCAGCTACTATTGAATACCGACAGGTTGCTGGGGGTAATCCTGCTTGGCAACAACCTGTTGAATGCCGCTGCTGCGACTGTGGTGGCTGTGATTGTTTCCGCTTCCTTTGGTCACAGCGATCTGGCCCTGCTTCTGGGAACGGTAGGCGTCACTTTTGCCATCCTGGTATTCAGCGAGATTACGCCCAAGGTCATCGCGGCTGCTCATCCGGAGCGTATCGCGCTGGCTTCGAGCTACGTGCTGACGCCGTTGCTGAAGCTATTTTATCCTGTGGTCTGGTTCGTCAATCTGTTCGTGCAGACGCTGCTGACTATCCTGCGCATAAAACCCAGGGCAGATAACGCGACACAGAAACTCAGCCTGGAAGAGCTCAAAACGCTGGTGCTGGAAGCGGGACACTTCATCCGGAAGAAGCACCAGAGCGTGTTGCTTAACCTGTTCGATCTCGAAACCGTAACCGTGGACGATGTCATGGTGCCTCGCGGCCAGATCGAGGCGATAGACCTCGACGCGGACGATGAGATCATTCACGATCAGTTACTCACCTGTTATCACACCCGTTTGCCGGTATACAGGGGCACGCTGGATAACGTTGCCGGTATCATTCACGTGCGCAAGGTGCTGAATCAGATGAGAAGTGACGAAATCTCCGCCGCAACACTCGAAAAAATCATGCGTGAGCCTTACTTCATCCCATCCGGCACACCCCTGTTTTCGCAACTGCAGCTATTCCAGGAAAACCGGGAACGGGTCGGTCTCATTGTGGACGAGTACGGCGAATGGATGGGGTTGGTGACGTTGGAAGACATCATCGAAGAAATCATTGGCGAATTTACTACGCACTCACCTTCGCAAGTAGGTGCATTCCTGAAACAGGAAGATGGCAGTGTAATAGTGGAAGGAAGCAGCCTGCTGCGTGATCTCAACCGCAAGCTTGGGCTCACGCTGCCGCTGGGAGGGCCGAAAACACTCAATGGCCTCATTCTGGAACACTTCCAGGATATTCCCGAAGCAGGTACCAGCCTTAAAATCGCCGGTTATCCGATGGAAATCATCCAGACTCAGGATCGCGTGGTCAAGGTAGTGCGGATATTCCTTACTGTGGCGCCAATTGAGCGGGAATCGCCAGATCTTTATACAGGATAG
- a CDS encoding inorganic diphosphatase, whose product MNDSLITLEPRAEAGLVNIIVDTPKGSRNKFKYDEKTRCFRLSRILPVGAFFPFDFGSIPMTSAEDGDALDVLVIGDAPSFPGCLLTGKLIGTISGEQTEKKKTIRNDRLLAVPVTPANPPCSSTLMICPAPG is encoded by the coding sequence ATGAATGACTCTTTGATTACCCTGGAGCCAAGAGCTGAGGCAGGCCTTGTCAACATCATTGTCGATACGCCGAAAGGCAGCCGCAACAAATTCAAGTATGACGAGAAAACGCGGTGCTTCCGCTTGAGCCGAATTCTACCGGTTGGCGCCTTTTTCCCTTTTGATTTTGGCTCTATTCCAATGACAAGCGCCGAAGATGGCGACGCGCTCGACGTGCTTGTGATCGGCGACGCCCCAAGCTTTCCGGGATGCCTCCTGACAGGCAAACTGATCGGCACGATATCCGGTGAGCAGACGGAAAAAAAGAAAACGATACGCAATGATCGGCTTCTCGCCGTGCCGGTCACCCCGGCAAATCCCCCCTGTTCGAGCACATTGATGATTTGCCCAGCGCCTGGATAA
- the ffh gene encoding signal recognition particle protein, with protein MFDNLTSRLSGVIKTLRGEARLTETNIQEALREVRMALLEADVALPVIKEFIARVKEKAVGKEVVGSLSPGQALVGVVHQELIALMGGETADINLSTVPPAVILMAGLQGAGKTTSSGKLAKWLMEQKKKKVLLVSCDTYRPAAIHQLELLARQTGAAFFPVQAGQQPKEIAAAALDFARRHFHDVMIVDTAGRLAIDEAMMEEIRGLETLLNPIETLFVVDAMQGQDAVNTARAFAEALPLTGVILTKLDGDARGGAALSVLHVTGKPIKFAGVGEKLTGLEAFHPDRMASRILGMGDVLGLIEEAQRGVDQHEAEKLAKKMKSGKSFDLNDFKMQFQQMRNMGGMGAVMDKLPAQLSQAAQNVKIDDKTMGRTEGIINAMTPQERVKPEILKASRKRRIAAGAGVTVQEVNRLLSQFEQAQKMMKMMSKGGMTKMLRSMKGMLPGMR; from the coding sequence ATGTTCGACAATCTTACCAGCCGGCTTTCCGGAGTCATCAAGACCCTGCGGGGTGAAGCGCGACTGACCGAAACCAATATACAGGAAGCGTTGCGTGAAGTGCGCATGGCATTGCTGGAGGCCGACGTAGCCTTGCCGGTGATCAAGGAGTTCATTGCACGCGTCAAGGAAAAGGCGGTCGGCAAGGAGGTAGTAGGCAGCCTTTCGCCAGGGCAGGCACTGGTGGGGGTAGTGCATCAGGAATTGATCGCTCTCATGGGAGGCGAAACCGCCGATATCAATCTATCTACCGTGCCGCCGGCGGTCATCCTCATGGCCGGGCTGCAAGGCGCAGGCAAGACCACCAGTAGCGGCAAATTGGCAAAGTGGTTGATGGAGCAGAAAAAGAAAAAGGTATTGCTTGTTTCGTGTGACACGTACCGCCCCGCCGCCATTCATCAATTGGAGTTGCTGGCCCGGCAGACGGGCGCAGCGTTCTTCCCGGTTCAAGCGGGACAACAGCCGAAAGAAATCGCTGCTGCCGCGCTGGATTTTGCCCGCAGGCACTTCCACGATGTGATGATTGTGGATACCGCCGGTCGGTTAGCCATCGACGAAGCAATGATGGAAGAAATTCGCGGATTGGAAACGTTGCTGAATCCCATCGAAACGTTGTTCGTAGTGGATGCAATGCAGGGCCAGGACGCGGTCAACACAGCCAGGGCATTTGCCGAGGCGTTGCCGCTGACCGGCGTGATCCTTACGAAACTCGATGGCGATGCCCGCGGAGGCGCGGCACTGTCGGTGCTTCATGTTACTGGAAAGCCAATCAAATTTGCCGGCGTAGGCGAAAAATTAACGGGGCTGGAGGCATTCCACCCTGATCGCATGGCTTCACGCATTCTCGGCATGGGCGATGTGCTGGGATTGATCGAGGAAGCCCAGCGCGGCGTGGATCAGCACGAAGCCGAAAAACTCGCTAAAAAAATGAAATCGGGCAAAAGCTTCGATCTGAACGATTTCAAGATGCAATTTCAACAAATGAGAAATATGGGTGGCATGGGTGCAGTCATGGATAAACTACCTGCTCAATTGAGTCAGGCCGCCCAAAACGTAAAAATTGACGATAAAACCATGGGCCGCACCGAAGGCATCATTAATGCCATGACACCCCAGGAACGGGTCAAACCTGAAATCCTGAAAGCATCACGCAAACGCCGGATCGCAGCGGGAGCGGGCGTTACCGTACAGGAAGTGAACCGCTTGCTGTCTCAATTCGAGCAGGCGCAGAAAATGATGAAAATGATGAGCAAAGGGGGGATGACAAAAATGCTTAGAAGCATGAAAGGAATGCTTCCAGGCATGCGTTAA
- a CDS encoding prepilin peptidase, whose product MSFLYLLQNSPAFFISCCSIVGLAMGSFLNVVIYRLPKMLELEWRQHCAQLGGHLREEGEGEALPPFNIVVPRSACPDCGHKITVLENIPLISYLVLRGRCSQCRASISGRYPAVEVFTGFISGFIAWHFGYGFTAFTALMFAWAMIALTFIDMDTQLLPDAITSPLLWGGLLVNLGNGFTDIYSAVIGAVAGYLVLWLVYWGYKLITGKEGMGYGDFKLLAVIGAWFGWQMLPLVILFSSIVGTIASVGLILLAKQERHARIPFGPYLASAGFVAMFWGNQLNHIYLDLF is encoded by the coding sequence ATGTCATTTCTTTACCTGTTGCAAAACTCACCCGCTTTTTTCATATCATGCTGCTCCATCGTTGGCCTGGCAATGGGCAGTTTTTTGAATGTGGTCATTTACCGACTCCCTAAAATGCTGGAGCTCGAATGGCGGCAGCACTGTGCCCAACTGGGCGGGCATCTGCGTGAGGAAGGGGAGGGTGAGGCGCTGCCGCCTTTTAATATTGTCGTGCCTCGTTCCGCCTGCCCTGATTGCGGGCATAAAATCACGGTACTCGAAAATATTCCGTTGATAAGTTATCTGGTGTTGAGAGGGCGTTGCTCCCAATGCCGGGCTTCCATTTCGGGACGCTATCCCGCTGTCGAAGTATTCACCGGCTTTATCAGTGGCTTTATTGCCTGGCATTTCGGTTATGGTTTTACCGCTTTTACCGCGTTGATGTTCGCTTGGGCGATGATCGCACTGACGTTTATCGACATGGATACTCAATTGCTTCCGGACGCCATTACCTCGCCGCTTTTATGGGGAGGGTTGCTGGTCAATCTGGGCAATGGCTTCACCGATATTTATTCCGCGGTTATCGGTGCGGTTGCCGGTTATCTCGTGTTGTGGCTGGTATATTGGGGTTATAAACTCATCACCGGTAAGGAAGGCATGGGTTATGGTGATTTCAAGCTGCTTGCCGTCATTGGGGCGTGGTTCGGGTGGCAAATGCTGCCGCTGGTGATTCTGTTTTCTTCAATTGTGGGTACCATAGCCAGTGTCGGGTTGATACTGCTGGCAAAGCAGGAGCGTCATGCTCGCATTCCGTTTGGCCCTTATCTGGCTAGTGCAGGTTTCGTGGCTATGTTCTGGGGTAACCAGCTTAATCATATCTATTTAGACCTATTTTAG
- a CDS encoding CHAD domain-containing protein, whose amino-acid sequence MKSANRSIPSETAGHPAAKLLRTSIGEALERLQAPQPISDEAIHDARKALKKARADLRLLQDGMSKATYQAENSGLRDAGRFLSPLRDARSLIEAFDSLHDRYIDELQGVDLAPLQKKLRGNLAKARRHLHPQGKSADLENCIRLLKDSLDLAEQRDFSSINSSTIGPGLQRIYGKGRKAYAEAKTVPTTEALHEWRKQVKYLLNAMDGLHSSKRDLERGKVVKILKRADRLADYLGDDHELAMLAQETARSTYASIDGDLIKRLDALIAPRRAKLQKRAFRLGKKLYDEKPKKFTKQTGVSVRSTSG is encoded by the coding sequence ATGAAATCCGCAAATCGGTCCATCCCCTCCGAGACAGCAGGTCATCCAGCCGCCAAACTGCTGCGCACATCAATAGGCGAAGCGCTGGAGCGCCTGCAAGCACCTCAACCGATCTCGGACGAAGCCATTCATGACGCACGGAAAGCTTTAAAAAAGGCACGAGCCGATCTTCGGCTGCTGCAGGACGGAATGAGCAAAGCGACTTACCAAGCGGAAAACTCCGGCCTGCGGGATGCAGGGCGTTTTCTATCGCCGTTGCGTGATGCCAGATCATTGATCGAGGCCTTCGATTCACTCCATGATCGATATATTGACGAATTGCAAGGGGTTGATCTTGCTCCGCTCCAAAAAAAATTACGTGGAAACTTGGCCAAGGCGCGACGCCATCTTCACCCCCAGGGCAAATCAGCCGATCTGGAAAACTGCATACGTTTACTTAAGGACAGCCTCGACCTGGCAGAACAGAGAGACTTCTCATCCATCAATTCCTCGACCATCGGCCCAGGATTGCAGCGCATCTATGGAAAGGGCCGCAAAGCGTATGCTGAAGCGAAAACCGTCCCCACTACAGAAGCGCTTCATGAATGGCGAAAGCAAGTCAAGTATCTGCTTAACGCGATGGATGGACTTCATTCTTCAAAAAGAGACCTGGAAAGAGGCAAAGTGGTAAAAATCCTGAAACGAGCTGACCGGCTTGCTGACTATCTAGGGGACGATCACGAGCTCGCCATGCTGGCGCAGGAAACCGCACGCAGCACCTACGCCTCAATTGATGGCGATTTGATAAAGCGATTGGACGCACTCATAGCGCCTCGTCGCGCGAAACTGCAAAAGCGCGCGTTCAGATTGGGAAAGAAGCTCTATGACGAGAAACCCAAAAAATTTACAAAGCAGACAGGCGTTAGCGTTCGCTCAACTTCTGGCTGA
- the dut gene encoding dUTP diphosphatase: MLKIDIKILDLRLKHQLPAYATPGSAGLDLRACTEHVMTIAPGEAHLIPTGIAIHLADPGLAAMVLPRSGLGHKHGIVMGNLVGLIDSDYQGQIFVSCWNRGQVPFLLNPLERIAQLVVVPVVQVDFNVVDDFTQSHRGTNGFGSTGKH, translated from the coding sequence ATGCTAAAGATAGACATCAAGATTCTCGACTTACGTCTGAAGCACCAGTTGCCGGCTTATGCTACTCCCGGCTCCGCTGGGCTTGATCTGCGGGCCTGCACGGAACATGTGATGACGATCGCACCAGGCGAGGCCCACCTCATCCCCACCGGTATTGCTATTCATCTTGCGGATCCAGGACTTGCCGCTATGGTGCTTCCCCGTTCGGGGCTAGGCCACAAGCATGGCATAGTGATGGGGAACCTGGTTGGGCTGATCGATTCCGATTACCAGGGTCAGATATTCGTTTCATGCTGGAACCGTGGACAGGTGCCTTTTCTATTGAATCCGCTGGAGCGGATCGCGCAACTGGTCGTGGTGCCGGTGGTACAAGTCGATTTCAATGTGGTAGATGATTTTACGCAGAGTCATCGGGGAACAAACGGGTTTGGCAGTACCGGCAAACATTAA
- the radC gene encoding RadC family protein, with amino-acid sequence MAISDWPESERPREKLLKNGPAHLSDAELLAIFLRTGMAGKSAVDLARELLQCFNGLTGLFAADQNTFCQVRGMGPAKYSQLQAVMEMARRALEEKLKSGDAMSSPKSVRDYLRLSLQGKKHEVFVAIFLDAQNRTIATEELFKGTLTQTSVYPREVVKRALYHNSAAIIFAHNHPSGVAEPSQADEILTQSLKQALALIDVKVLDHFIVGAGTAMSFAERGLI; translated from the coding sequence ATGGCAATTTCCGACTGGCCTGAATCCGAGCGTCCACGCGAAAAACTTCTGAAAAATGGACCCGCACATCTTTCCGATGCGGAACTCCTGGCGATATTCCTGCGCACGGGTATGGCCGGAAAAAGCGCAGTGGATCTGGCGCGAGAACTGCTCCAGTGCTTCAACGGGCTGACAGGGCTGTTTGCCGCGGATCAGAACACTTTTTGCCAGGTAAGAGGAATGGGCCCGGCCAAGTATTCGCAATTACAGGCAGTGATGGAAATGGCGCGACGTGCGCTGGAAGAAAAACTGAAGAGCGGCGATGCCATGAGCTCGCCAAAATCAGTACGCGATTATTTGCGCCTCAGTCTTCAGGGTAAAAAGCACGAGGTCTTCGTGGCTATTTTTCTCGATGCTCAGAATCGCACCATTGCGACCGAAGAGTTGTTCAAGGGAACCCTCACCCAAACCAGCGTATACCCGCGCGAGGTGGTAAAACGGGCGCTGTATCATAACTCAGCCGCCATTATCTTCGCCCACAATCATCCTTCCGGTGTTGCAGAGCCGAGCCAAGCCGACGAAATCCTGACTCAATCTCTAAAACAGGCGCTTGCTTTGATAGACGTGAAGGTCCTCGATCATTTTATCGTTGGCGCGGGCACGGCCATGTCGTTTGCTGAGCGCGGATTGATATGA
- a CDS encoding DUF192 domain-containing protein, producing the protein MLNKQFLLHSIFTFLASSLRGEGGLRGFYDERPCCNSLECSHRPASLRLALHPKNRKLHPIQLPGSGWRILAIFFVFLLSAPVNAEMPVRQLKISGHTLRVEVAHTQITRSQGLMSRQSMDGNDGMLFIFPEAGHHSMWMMNTDIPLSVAFLDEKGVILNIEDMTPRTATAHGSAGAAKYAIETNLGWFSTRNIKAGERVMGLGKMPVAE; encoded by the coding sequence ATGCTTAACAAACAATTTTTGCTCCACTCGATTTTCACTTTCCTGGCGAGTTCGCTACGGGGAGAGGGAGGATTACGCGGTTTTTATGACGAACGGCCGTGTTGCAACTCTTTGGAATGCAGCCACCGCCCCGCGTCGTTGCGCCTTGCCCTGCACCCTAAAAACCGCAAACTCCACCCTATCCAATTGCCGGGTTCCGGTTGGCGCATTCTTGCGATTTTTTTTGTTTTTCTTCTATCGGCACCAGTCAATGCGGAAATGCCGGTACGCCAGCTCAAGATTTCCGGTCATACGCTTCGCGTCGAGGTCGCGCACACTCAAATCACCCGCTCACAGGGGTTGATGTCCCGGCAATCGATGGATGGCAATGACGGGATGTTGTTTATATTCCCCGAGGCCGGGCACCACAGCATGTGGATGATGAACACGGATATTCCGCTGAGTGTCGCTTTTCTGGATGAAAAAGGGGTGATACTCAACATCGAGGACATGACGCCCCGCACGGCAACGGCGCACGGTTCCGCTGGTGCCGCGAAATATGCTATCGAAACGAATCTTGGCTGGTTTTCGACGAGGAATATAAAGGCAGGTGAGCGGGTCATGGGCCTCGGTAAAATGCCGGTAGCCGAATAA
- the coaBC gene encoding bifunctional phosphopantothenoylcysteine decarboxylase/phosphopantothenate--cysteine ligase CoaBC, whose product MTDTSLQRTRHLLLGLTGGVAAYKAAELARLLIHDGVDVQAVMTQSACHFVGTATLQALTGKPVFTELWDASIANSMAHIDLSRNVDAILVAPASADFIAKLANGLADDLLSTLCLARDCPLLIAPAMNRQMWENPATQRNLATLRQDNVTILGPASGAQACGETGMGRMLEARELAETLHSFFQPRLLQGKRVLITAGPTYEAIDAVRGITNLSSGKMGYAIARAALEAGAEVILISGPVCLDAPPAAKVTRVTSAQDMLGAVENEISGVDIFISVAAVADYRAKSTSKQKTKKTSNSITLELIPNPDILEYAAGLADPPFCVGFAAETENLEENAEIKRCKKKLPLLAANLVQETIGSEDCTLTLFDGAGRHHLPRAQKIEQARRLIKHISLLQEKQKA is encoded by the coding sequence ATGACTGACACGTCCTTACAAAGAACCAGGCACCTGCTTTTGGGGTTGACCGGCGGGGTGGCCGCATACAAGGCTGCGGAGCTGGCGCGTCTCCTGATACATGACGGCGTAGACGTGCAGGCGGTAATGACCCAATCCGCCTGTCATTTCGTCGGTACGGCAACATTGCAGGCATTAACCGGTAAGCCGGTGTTTACTGAACTGTGGGACGCGAGCATTGCCAACAGCATGGCTCATATTGATCTTTCGCGCAATGTGGATGCGATACTCGTCGCGCCTGCCAGCGCCGATTTTATCGCCAAACTCGCCAATGGTCTTGCTGATGACCTGTTATCGACATTGTGCCTTGCGCGCGATTGCCCCTTGCTGATTGCGCCGGCCATGAACCGGCAAATGTGGGAAAATCCTGCAACGCAACGGAACCTGGCTACGCTGCGGCAGGATAATGTAACAATACTCGGTCCCGCCAGTGGTGCCCAGGCATGTGGGGAGACCGGCATGGGTCGTATGCTTGAAGCGCGCGAACTCGCTGAAACACTGCATTCTTTTTTTCAGCCCAGGCTGTTGCAAGGCAAGCGCGTGCTCATCACTGCCGGGCCCACATATGAGGCTATTGATGCGGTCAGGGGAATCACCAATTTAAGTTCCGGAAAAATGGGCTATGCAATCGCGCGCGCAGCACTTGAAGCCGGGGCGGAGGTCATTCTCATTTCCGGTCCTGTTTGTCTTGATGCACCTCCGGCGGCAAAGGTCACCCGGGTGACGAGCGCGCAAGACATGCTTGGGGCCGTGGAAAATGAAATTTCAGGTGTCGATATTTTTATAAGTGTCGCGGCAGTAGCCGACTATCGCGCCAAAAGCACCAGTAAGCAGAAGACAAAGAAAACCAGCAATAGCATCACGCTCGAACTGATACCCAATCCTGATATTCTTGAATATGCAGCAGGGCTTGCCGATCCGCCTTTCTGTGTAGGTTTTGCTGCCGAGACGGAAAATCTTGAGGAGAATGCTGAAATCAAGCGATGCAAGAAAAAGCTGCCGCTTCTCGCCGCAAACCTGGTTCAGGAAACGATTGGCTCTGAGGATTGTACATTGACTCTATTTGACGGCGCAGGCAGGCATCATTTACCGCGAGCGCAGAAAATAGAGCAGGCACGACGCTTGATCAAACATATTTCATTGCTGCAGGAAAAACAAAAAGCGTGA
- the rpmG gene encoding 50S ribosomal protein L33 — translation MREKIKLESSAGTGHFYTTTKNKRTKPEKIEISKFDPVVRKHVKYKETKLK, via the coding sequence ATGAGAGAAAAAATAAAGCTCGAATCTTCGGCCGGAACCGGTCATTTCTACACCACCACCAAGAATAAGCGCACCAAGCCAGAGAAAATCGAAATTTCAAAATTTGACCCGGTCGTACGCAAGCACGTCAAATACAAAGAAACCAAACTCAAGTAA